A part of Aspergillus oryzae RIB40 DNA, chromosome 7 genomic DNA contains:
- a CDS encoding MOSC domain protein (predicted protein) codes for MDRGPGLAVVIFLSTLCNVRLLPAFGNSGKANRLPPWKSAREVAVPEAVLTSTGFEYDRRFMLLKVNQGDGGVETLQNMHIPHFPEMSLFLTDIVFPTEGKKNGKIIVTYRPPGVKDNGNPQITTLEVPLEPDVQGLEELTVTMHQSSTRGYHMGSKYNDWFSQCFGYKVVLVYLGPHWRRVLGSFPPGKSQAHREQATPLVSKRSVTVLALLSLLLNIGVPLGQREISSFTLLVLVTITVAVLVTIGANRYGSGCGERKEERITFADTAPYLMISETSVDNVSARLAGDKAMDLRKTRPNIVISGAKTAFEEDFWAELIVGEKIRLLLTANCIRCQSLNVDYMTGKMGTGDSGNILKKLMKDRRVDKGARFSPVFGRYLFLDRDCENASIRVGEEVTVSRRVEERTTYAMPGLVFRGG; via the exons ATGGACAGGGGTCCCGGCTTGGCAGTCGTTATCTTTTTGTCAACACTTTGTAACGTGAGGTTACTTCCGGCCTTCG GCAATTCAGGCAAAGCAAACAGGCTCCCGCCATGGAAATCAGCCAG GGAGGTAGCCGTTCCCGAGGCTGTCCTCACCAGCACCGGCTTTGAGTATGACCGACGTTTCATGCTCCTCAAGGTCAACCAAggcgatggtggtgttgaaaCCCTCCAGAACATGCATATACCGCATTTCCCCGAAATGAGTTTGTTTCTAACGGACATCGTATTCCCAACCGAGGGTaaaaaaaatggaaagatcATTGTGACATATCGCCCACCAGGCGTGAAAGACAACGGTAATCCTCAGATCACAACGTTGGAGGTCCCATTAGAACCAGATGTGCAGGGTTTGGAAGAATTGACAGTTACAATGCATCAAAGTTCGACAAGAGGTTATCATATGGGTAGCAAATATAACGACTGGTTTAGCCAGTGTTTCGGGTACAAGGTGGTCCTTGTATACCTGGGCCCACATTGGAGGAGGGTCTTAGGAAGTTTCCCACCGGGTAAAAGTCAGGCACACCGTGAACAGGCGACTCCACTTGTTTCTAAACGGTCGGTGACCGTCTTAGCTCTTCTAAGCTTGCTTCTGAACATTGGTGTACCGCTTGGGCAGAGAGAAATTAGTTCGTTCACTCTCCTTGTCCTAGTGACTATAACCGTTGCTGTTCTCGTGACCATTGGTGCTAATAGATACGGGTCTGGATGCGGtgaaaggaaggaagaaagaattACCTTTGCCGATACGGCACCGTATCTTATGATATCAGAGACCTCGGTAGACAACGTGTCTGCCCGCTTGGCTGGCGACAAGGCAATGGACCTGAGAAAAACCCGGCCAAACATTGTCATTTCGGGTGCTAAAACGGCTTTCGAGGAGGATTTCTGGGCGGAGCTGATAGTGGGGGAAAAAATTCGACTCCTATTGACGGCGAATTGCATCCGATGCCAGAGCCTCAATGTTGACTATATGACAGGAAAAATGGGAACAGGAGACAGCGGCAACAttctcaagaagctgatGAAAGACCGGAGGGTAGACAAGGGCGCGAGGTTCTCCCCCGTGTTTGGAAGGTATCTATTCCTAGACCGGGACTGCGAGAATGCCTCTATTCGGGTAGGAGAAGAGGTGACTGTATCCAGAAGGGTGGAGGAGCGGACAACATATG CCATGCCGGGTCTAGTGTTTCGTGGCGGCTAA
- a CDS encoding serine hydroxymethyltransferase (glycine/serine hydroxymethyltransferase): MLSRCGRQALRLIPRTGSSSRAIAITTQLRPAAPLCVSSSISQSRSVSSSSRDGQQHEKKRQKHFINLIPSENFTSQAVLDALGSVMQNKYSEGYPGARYYGGNEHIDESERLCQQRALETFRLNPEEWGVNVQPLSGSPANLYAISALLNTHDRLMGLDLPHGGHLSHGYQTPTKKISFISKYFETLPYRLDESTGLIDYDALEKQALLYRPKLIIAGTSAYSRLIDYPRMRQIADAAGAYLLSDMAHISGLVAADVLPSPFTHSDVVTTTTHKSLRGPRGAMIFYRKGVRRTDKKGNPEMYDLENPINASVFPGHQGGPHNHTITALAVALKQAQSTEFKTYQETVLANAKALADRLGSPLSNGGLGYNIVSGGTDNHLVLVDLKNRGVDGARVERVLELCGVASNKNTVPGDRSALKPGGLRLGTPAMTTRGFQPEDFRRVADIVDRAVIITQKLDKAAKESAAAKGVKNPNTVKAFLEYVGEGEEISEIVLLRQEVEDWVGTFSLPWKDE; the protein is encoded by the exons ATGCTGAGCCGCTGTGGTCGCCAGGCTTTGCGATTGATCCCGCGCACGGGAAGCTCTTCCAGAGCTATCGCCATCACTACTCAACTCCGACCGGCTGCTCCCTTGTGTGTCTCCAGCTCAATTTCTCAGAGCCGGAGTGTGTCATCCTCCAGTCGTGATGGACAGCAACAT GAGAAAAAACGTCAAAAGCACTTTATCAACCTGATCCCTTCGGAGAACTTCACTTCACAAGCGGTCCTTGATGCCCTGGGCAGTGTGATGCAAA ACAAGTATTCAGAGGGTTATCCCGGTGCCAGATACTACGGAGGAAATGAGCACATCGACGAGTCGGAGAGGTTATGTCAACAGCGTGCCTTGGAGACCTTCCGGCTCAATCCCGAAGAATGGGGCGTGAATGTTCAAC CACTTTCCGGCTCTCCCGCGAACTTGTATGCCATCTCCGCCCTTCTCAACACGCATGACCGCCTGATGGGCCTGGACTTGCCTCATGGTGGTCACTTGTCACATGGTTATCAGACACCCACCAAGAAGATTTCATTCATCTCGAAATACTTTGAGACCCTTCCTTACCGCCTTGATGAGTCGACTGGTCTCATTGATTACGACGCCCTCGAGAAGCAGGCGTTGCTCTATCGTCCAAAGCTCATTATTGCCGGTACTTCGGCCTATAGCCGATTAATCGACTACCCTCGGATGCGCCAGATCGCAGACGCAGCTGGTGCATACCTTCTCAGTGACATGGCCCACATATCTGGACTGGTTGCTGCGGATGTACTTCCCTCGCCTTTCACTCACTCTGATGTGGTAACAACGACTACTCACAAGTCCCTGCGTGGGCCCCGTGGTGCCATGATCTTCTACCGCAAGGGTGTCCGCCGGACGGACAAGAAGGGCAACCCGGAGATGTACGACTTAGAGAATCCTATCAATGCCTCCGTCTTCCCGGGCCACCAGGGTGGGCCTCATAACCACACCATTACTGCTCTAGCAGTTGCACTGAAGCAGGCCCAGTCAACCGAGTTCAAGACTTACCAGGAAACCGTCTTAGCCAACGCTAAGGCATTGGCTGACCGACTTGGCAGCCCTCTCAGCAATGGGGGTTTGGGATACAACATTGTGTCCGGTGGAACGGATAACCACCTGGTCCTCGTGGATCTGAAGAACCGTGGGGTTGATGGAGCCCGTGTTGAACGTGTTCTAGAGCTCTGCGGCGTTGCTAGCAACAAGAACACCGTTCCGGGAGATCGGTCGGCTTTGAAGCCCGGTGGTCTCCGCCTGGGTACTCCTGCCATGACTACCCGTGGCTTCCAGCCCGAGGACTTCCGCCGCGTGGCCGATATCGTTGATCGCGCGGTCATTATCACCCAAAAGCTGGAcaaggctgccaaggagAGCGCTGCGGCTAAGGGCGTTAAGAACCCGAACACTGTCAAGGCCTTCCTGGAATATGttggtgagggtgaggagaTTTCAGAGATTGTGCTCTTGCGGCAGGAAGTTGAGGACTGGGTGGGAACTTTCAGCCTCCCTTGGAAGGACGAGTAA
- a CDS encoding putative GPI anchored protein (predicted protein): MRFSVAAVFAAVAAGVVAEEVRTVIVTETATYCPKSTDAIGVSPTESISIPAGYTTTRPLITSTVTECNKCSSTAPPAGTPTGVNPVGSSTPSSPVIPVVPSVPGVPSSSKATPSSSSIIKRPSSSSIVISSTPLSSTPLAHPTKPASTNAPPAPSASGPSDVSPTGSATTPAVPLFTSGGSRAAVGAGAGLATVFGLAAVLL; this comes from the exons atgCGTTTCTCCGTCGCTGCTGTTTTCGCCGCTGTGGCCGCTGGTGTTGTCGCTGAGGAAGTGCGCACTGTTATTGTTACCGAAACCGCCACTTACTGCCCTAAGTCCACCGATGCCATCGGTGTTTCTCCCACCGAGTCTATCAGCATCCCTGCT GGCTACACCACCACTCGTCCTCTCATCACCTCGACCGTGACTGAGTGCAACAAGTG CTCCAGCACCGCCCCTCCTGCTGGCACTCCCACTGGCGTCAACCCTGTTGGCAGCTCTACCCCCAGCTCTCCCGTTATTCCCGTCGTTCCAAGCGTTCCCGGCGTCCCCAGCAGCTCCAAGGCTACTCCTAGCAGCAGCTCCATCATCAAGcgccccagcagcagcagcatcgtcatctcctccacccctcTGTCCTCGACCCCTCTGGCTCACCCCACCAAGCCTGCTTCCACCAACGctcctcctgctccttctgcttccgGTCCCTCTGATGTCTCCCCCACCGGCTCCGCTACCACCCCCGCTGTCCCTCTCTTCACTAGCGGTGGCTCTCGCGCGGCTGTTGGCGCCGGTGCCGGTCTCGCGACCGTCTTCGGTCTCGCTGCTGTCCTGCTGTAA
- a CDS encoding putative acyl-CoA synthetase (acyl-coenzyme A synthetases/AMP-(fatty) acid ligases) — protein MSRHPQQLVHGSSLRDPESFWSHHAEQLYWHRKPSHVISRHTKSLPSGTSHDHWSWFPDGEISTTYNCVDRHVENGNGDNVAIIWDSPVTGTKEKYTYRQLLEEVEVLAGVLREEGVRKGDVVIIYMPMIPAALIAALAISRLGAIHAAVFGGFAAKSLAQRIEAARPRAIMTASCGIEGSKGPVAYRPLVEGAIEASSFKPEKVIVWQRDQLRWNRPDKLGGQRNWQRLVKSARMRGIKAGPVPVASTDGLYIIYTSGTTGLPKGVVREAGGHAVGLHLSIRYLFGIQGPGDVMFCASDIGWVVGHSYILYAPLLVGATTVLFEGKPVGTPDAGTFWRVIEEHRANVLFTAPTAMRAIRKDDPDNKFFEEVARRGGLKHFRALFLAGERSEPSIVQVYQDLLSRHAAPGAIVVDNWWSSESGSPISGLALRSTAGMTLGDDKEVMPLAIRPGSAGLPMPGFDVRIVDDEGREVPRGTMGNIVLNMPLAPTAFTRLFNDDERFYKGYLKRFSGRWVDTGDAGMIDQDGYIHVMARTDDIINVAAHRFSTGAIEQAILSHPEVGEASVVGIPDTLKGHLPFAFIQPRTASAALPATPTPELFNAINQRVREQIGAIASLGGMIQGRGMIPKTRSGKTLRRVLRELLEHGVRGDYGAPVSIPPTVEDADVVEIARSKVREYFEEKQRSRAKL, from the exons ATGTCACGTCATCCACAGCAGCTGGTGCACGGCTCTTCTCTTCGGGACCCGGAGAGCTTCTGGTCTCATCATGCAGAGCAGCTTTACTGGCACCGGAAACCATCCCATGTGATTAGCCGACATACCAAATCTCTTCCCAGCGGTACTAGCCACGACCATTGGTCCTGGTTCCCCGACGGCGAGATCTCTACGACCTACAACTGCGTCGACCGTCACGTGGAGAATGGTAACGGTGACAATGTTGCTATCATTTGGGACTCCCCGGTAACGGGgacgaaagagaaatatacCTACCGACAGCTGTtagaggaggttgaggtcTTGGCGGGTGTATTACGAGAAGAAGGAGTGCGCAAGGGTGATGTAGTCATTATTTACA TGCCCATGATTCCAGCCGCGCTCATTGCAGCATTGGCGATTTCTCGACTGGGGGCAATCCATGCAGCCGTGTTTGGCGGGTTTGCGGCCAAGTCCCTCGCACAGCGGATTGAAGCTGCCAGGCCACGAGCCATCATGACAGCATCATGTGGTATAGAAGGGTCTAAGGGCCCTGTTGCCTATAGACCATTAGTCGAGGGGGCTATTGAGGCAAGTAGCTTTAAGCCTGAAAAGGTCATTGTTtggcaaagagatcaacTGCGGTGGAATCGACCCGATAAGCTGGGTGGACAGCGCAACTGGCAACGGTTGGTCAAAAGCGCACGCATGCGTGGCATCAAAGCCGGACCGGTACCTGTGGCTAGCACGGATGGattgtatattatatacaCCAGCG GTACCACCGGGCTGCCAAAGGGAGTTGTCCGAGAGGCTGGCGGACATGCAGTCGGATTGCATCTGTCCATTAGGTATCTATTTGGTATTCAGGGCCCAGGGGATGTAATGTTCTGCGCTTCTGATATCGGGTGGGTAGTCGGCCACTCCTACATCTTATACGCACCCCTTTTGGTTGGCGCAACTACAGTACTCTTCGAAGGAAAGCCCGTGGGAACCCCAGATGCGGGAACATTCTGGAGGGTTATCGAGGAACACAGGGCCAACGTCCTGTTCACAGCACCTACGGCCATGCGTGCCATCCGAAAGGATGATCCAGACAATAAGTTCTTCGAGGAGGTGGCCCGTCGAGGTGGCCTGAAGCATTTCAGAGCTCTTTTTCTCGCCGGTGAGAGGAGCGAGCCCAGTATTGTTCAGGTGTATCAGGATCTATTATCCCGTCATGCCGCCCCTGGTGCCATTGTCGTAGATAATTGGTGGTCATCCGAATCAGGTTCACCTATCTCTGGGCTGGCACTAAGAAGCACAGCTGGAATGACGTTGGGTGATGACAAGGAAGTAATGCCGCTGGCTATTCGACCGGGGTCGGCCGGATTGCCAATGCCGGGGTTTGACGTTCggattgttgatgatgaaggccgAGAAGTTCCCCGAGGGACGATGGGCAACATCGTCCTAAATATGCCATTGGCTCCCACAGCTTTTACCCGATTGTTTAATGATGACGAGAGATTCTACAAGGGATATCTCAAGCGCTTTTCGGGTAGATGGGTGGACACAGGGGACGCAGGTATGATCGACCAGGATGGGTACATTCATGTCATGGCGCGAACGgacgatatcatcaatgTGGCTGCGCATCGGTTTAGTACAG GCGCAATTGAACAGGCCATTCTGTCACATCCAGAGGTCGGCGAGGCCAGCGTTGTTGGCATACCGGACACACTGAAGGGACACCTTCCTTTTGCCTTTATACAGCCACGGACTGCATCTGCCGCCCTGCCAGCGACACCTACCCCAGAGCTGTTCAACGCGATCAATCAACGAGTCCGTGAGCAGATCGGAGCAATCGCATCGCTCGGAGGCATGATACAGGGACGCGGGATGATCCCGAAGACACGCAGCGGCAAGACATTGCGGCGAGTATTGCGGGAGCTGCTCGAACACGGGGTGCGCGGGGATTATGGGGCCCCGGTGAGCATCCCGCCGACAGTGGAGGACGCTGATGTAGTGGAAATAGCGCGAAGCAAAGTGCGAGAGTACtttgaagagaaacaacGAAGCCGAGCCAAATTGTAG
- the rasB gene encoding Ras small monomeric GTPase RasB (Ras-related GTPase), giving the protein MSGKMTLYKLVVLGDGGVGKTALTIQLCLNHFVETYDPTIEDSYRKQVVIDQQSCMLEVLDTAGQEEYTALRDQWIRDGEGFVLVYSITSRASFSRIQKFYNQIKMVKESASSGSPTGASYLASPINNPSGPPLPVPVMLVGNKSDKAVERAVSAQEGQALAKDLGCEFVEASAKNCINVEKAFYDVVRMLRQQRQQQQGGRSQDRRPTGLGPMRDRDAGPEYPKSFRTDRGGRHRGSIKCTIL; this is encoded by the exons ATGTCGGGGAAAATGACACTCTACAAGTTGGTGGTGCtgggggatggtggtgtcGGAAAAACGGCGCTCACAATTCAG TTATGTTTAAACCATTTCGTCGAGACGTACGATCCAACGATCGAAGATTCGTATCGAAAGCAGGTGGTGATCGATCAGCAATCATGCATGTTGGAAGTGTTAGATACCGCAGGCCAGGAAGAATACACAGCACTTAGGGATCAGTGGATCcgtgatggtgaagggttTGTGCTTGTTTACAGTATCACCTCACGAGCCTCTTTTTCGAGAATACAGAAGTTTTACAACCAGATCAAAATGGTCAAAGAATCAGCCAGCTCAGGCTCTCCCACCGGCGCCAGCTATCTAGCCTCCCCGATCAACAATCCCTCCGGACCTCCGCTTCCTGTTCCCGTGATGCTGGTTGGTAATAAGAGCGATAAAGCTGTTGAGCGAGCAGTGTCCGCGCAGGAAGGCCAGGCCCTAGCCAAGGACCTGGGCTGCGAGTTTGTTGAAGCGTCTGCGAAAAATTGCATCAATGTCGAAAAAGCTTTCTACGACGTGGTTCGGATGCTCAGGCAGCAAcggcaacaacaacaaggagGACGCTCACAGGATCGCCGACCCACTGGCTTGGGTCCCATGCGCGACCGTGATGCTGGTCCAGAATACCCGAAGTCCTTCCGGACTGACCGCGGTGGGCGGCATCGGGGCTCAATAAAATGCACCATTCTGTGA
- a CDS encoding uncharacterized protein (predicted glutathione S-transferase) — translation MTEQEHEVYRHADADGHFRRKASVFRSSVSSDPAAEFPAEKDRYVLYLGYGCPWAHRTNIVRSLKGLEEIIQLVVLDPELGPDGWFFSGRWGSAEKDPLYGFTQLRQLYFKANPAYEGRYTIPVLWDKKKGTIVNNESSEIIRMFYTEFDHLLPDELREINRPGGGFYPQPLRKDIDEMNDWVYHQINNGVYKTGFATTQEAYKENIYPLFEALDRIENHLAQPGHQPYLFGENITEADIRLYTTIARFDVAYYLIFKCNLKMIRHDYPRIHDWYRRLYFDESKRTRGGAFKKTTYFDIAIGKRTGSSQLIIPAGPSPDILPLEDQ, via the exons ATGACAGAGCAG GAACACGAAGTCTACCGTCACGCCGACGCTGATGGACACTTTCGGCGTAAAGCTTCGGTCTTTCGCTCGTCCGTGTCCAGTGATCCCGCGGCTGAATTCCCTGCCGAAAAAGACCGCTACGTCTTGTACTTGGGGTACGGCTGTCCATGGGCGCATCGGACTAACATCGTTCGATCACTCAAAGGTCTCGAGGAGATAATCCAGCTAGTGGTTTTGGATCCTGAGCTGGGGCCTGATGGGTGGTTCTTCTCAGGTCGGTGGGGTTCGGCAGAGAAGGATCCTCTGTATGGGTTCACGCAACTGAGACAGCTTTATTTCAAAGCAAATCCGGCGTACGAAGGGCGATACACCATCCCGGTACTGtgggacaagaagaaaggaacaatcGTGAATAATGAGAGCAGCGAGATTATTCGGATGTTCTATACCGAATTTGACCATCTGCTTCCAGATGAGTTGCGTGAAATCAACAGGCCGGGTGGAGGATTTTACCCTCAGCCTTTGAGAAAAGATATTGATGAGATGAATGATTGGGTGTACCATCAGATCAACAATGGGGTATACAAGACGGGGTTCGCAACAACACAGGAAGCCTACAAGGAGAATATCTATCCGTTGTTCGAGGCGCTAGATCGTATCGAAAACCACCTAGCGCAGCCAGGACACCAGCCATATCTGTTCGGCGAAAACATAACCGAGGCCGATATTCGCCTGTACACAACCATTGCCCGGTTCGACGTGGCGTACTATCTGATCTTTAAATGTAACCTCAAGATGATACGACATGATTATCCACGAATCCATGATTGGTATCGTCGGTTGTACTTTGACGAGTCCAAGCGGACGCGGGGGGGTGCCTTTAAGAAGACAACATATTTTGACATT GCAATTGGCAAACGGACAGGCAGCTCGCAGTTGATCATCCCTGCTGGTCCGTCACCAGATATCTTGCCACTGGAGGATCAGTAG
- a CDS encoding haloacid dehalogenase, type II (predicted hydrolase (HAD superfamily)): MPIDILPKVLFFDVFGTVVEWCPSVTRELKDAAERALHDPRKPIPPDERARVSQMTFTDWLSIAEDWRQSYGQFTAQFDPSQGFVSVDQHHFTALSKLLQERKIGNLFTDSERWDLSLCWHRLAPWPDSVRGLELLSRRFRTCTLSNGNVSLLEDLRRFGSLPFTDIASAEDFGAYKPSPQVYRGAAARFDVDPSHCALVAAHLSDLKAAKAQGFQTIYVARSKEETEDIAQAKQEGYVDLWIELNTGGFVEVARQLGIQVAIKL; encoded by the coding sequence ATGCCAATCGATATACTTCCCAAGGTCCTGTTCTTCGACGTATTCGGAACCGTTGTGGAATGGTGCCCGTCCGTCACGAGAGAGTTGAAAGACGCCGCTGAGCGCGCCCTTCATGATCCCCGCAAGCCTATTCCTCCGGATGAACGCGCACGGGTCTCACAGATGACTTTTACAGATTGGCTCTCAATTGCGGAAGATTGGCGACAGTCCTATGGACAGTTCACTGCCCAGTTTGACCCCTCTCAAGGCTTCGTTTCGGTCGATCAGCACCATTTCACTGCCCTGTCCAAGCTACTCCAGGAACGGAAGATCGGGAATCTCTTCACAGACAGCGAGAGATGGGATCTGTCGCTCTGCTGGCACCGACTTGCTCCATGGCCTGACAGCGTGCGAGGCCTGGAGCTGTTGAGCCGAAGATTCCGCACGTGCACCCTGTCAAACGGCAACGTCTCTCTGCTAGAGGACCTCCGGCGCTTTGGCTCCTTGCCTTTTACGGATATAGCCAGTGCAGAGGACTTTGGGGCGTATAAACCCTCGCCTCAGGTGTATCGCGGGGCAGCCGCCCGCTTCGACGTGGACCCCAGTCACTGCGCCCTGGTGGCAGCCCATCTCTCAGACCTGAAGGCCGCCAAAGCACAAGGTTTTCAGACAATCTACGTTGCACGGTCTAaagaagagacggaggaTATCGctcaagcaaagcaagaGGGGTATGTGGATCTTTGGATCGAGCTGAACACAGGTGGCTTCGTTGAGGTTGCACGGCAACTCGGCATTCAAGTAGCGATTAAGCTATGA